A region of the Prosthecodimorpha staleyi genome:
AGCCGGTTCCCTTCGAGCCGATCGAGGTCCTGCAGGCCAACCTGCTGGCCGCGCCGCATCTGCTGGCGGCCTTGGGCCTTGTTCCGCCGCACCCGCCGGCGCCGGCGCTTGCGACGAAGGAAAGCTGAAGGCGAAACGGCGCCGCAGGCGACGCCGTTGCCGTGCCGGGGATCAGAACTTGAAGTTCACGCCGAGCCGGCCGAGATTCGACGTGATGTCCTGCTTGCCGCCCTTGATGCCCGTGCCGGCATAGCTGACATTCGAAGTGCCGTAGTCCGAATAGAGATATTCGGCGCGCAGCGAGATGTTTTTGGTGACCGCATATTCGAGACCGCCGCCGGCGGTCCAGCCGATCAGGGTATCGGTCTTCTTCGACCGGTTGCCGCCGCCGCGACCCTCAGATTCGAGATCGGCGCCGGCAATGCCGCCGGTACCGTAGACGAGCAGCCGATCGAAGGCATAGCCCAGGCGGGCGCGTCCCGACGCGGTCCAGTCGAGCGCCGAGGTGACGCGGCCGCCCGGTACGCTCTTCGAGCCGCTGTTCTGGCCGTAGCCGAAATCGGCTTCCAGGCCGTAGACGAAATTGCCGGTCTGGAACAGGTAGCCGGCCTGCAGACCGCCGACCGCCGACTTGGTGTCGATCGACCCGCGCCCGGAACCGAGCGACGTCGACATGGTGCGCCCGCCGACATTGGCGCCCACATAGGCGCCGGTCCAGTTGAACCCATAGGAGACGATGTTGTCCGGATAGGCCGGCGCGGCGACCGGGGCCGGCGCGGGAGCGCGGGAGAGGTCGGCGGCCGAAGCGGCGCCGCCGGTCAGGCCGAGCGCGAGGGCCGCAGGTGCAGCGCGCAGGTAAAGTTTGGTCATGATGGATCCTCGTGACATCTGCCCGGATCGCCGTCGACGATCGACCGGACCGATCGCACGGCAATCGGCCGGTCCGGAGCGGTCCCCGGCGGGGAACGCCATCCACTCCGGTCGTCGCGTCGGCTTGGCCGCCCTACGACCCGGGTTGGCTATGGCTAGGCGTCGTTTGCGGCGCGTCTTCGGAAGGAATGTGGAGGCTTCGCGTCGATCTCTCGGTGAATGCGGCACCCGGCTGACGGCCGCCTTTCCGGTTGATGAACCGTAAAGGAGGCGGCGGCTGGCGATCCGCCGGCCGCGCCGGCGCGTAGATGGGCCGATTGGAGCTGCCGTCGGCCACCCACGGCGTCGCATCGAGGAGCCGCGCGATGATGCACTTCCCTCCCCCCCGCAATGCCCTGATCACCGGCGCCGGGCGCCGCATCGGGGCCGCGATCGCGCGGGACCTGGCCGGTCACGGCTGGGGCGTCGCCATCCATTGCCTGACCGGGCGGGAACAGGCCGAGCAGCTGGCGGCCTCGATTCGGGACGATGGCGGGCGGGCGGAGGTGGTCAGCGGCGATCTGGCCGACATTCAGTCCGTCTATCGCATCGTCGGCGCCGCGGCCGACCGGCTCGGGCCGATCGATCTCCTGATTAACAACGCGTCGATGTTCGAGAAGGACGAGATCGGCACGCTCGATCCGGACCTGTTCGAGCGCCAGCTACGCGTCAACCTGATCGCCCCCTGTCTGCTCGCCGACGCCTTCGTATCGCGGCTGCCGGAAGGGGTCGGCGGCCATATCGTCAATCTCGTCGACCAGCGCGTGCTCAAGCCGACGCCGCAGTTCTTTTCCTATATGCTGTCCAAATCGGCGCTGCACATGGCCACGCGGACCATGGCCCAGGCGCTCGCCCCGCGCATCCGGGTCAATGCGATCGGTCCCGGCCCGACGCTTGCGAATATCCGCCAGTCCGGCGACGATTTCGACCGGCAGACGGCGGCGGTGCCGCTGGGGGTCGGCCCGGATCTCGCCGAGTTCGGGCGGACCATCCGATATCTGTGGGAGACCCCGTCGATCACCGGGCAGATGATCTGCCTGGACGGCGGCCAGCATCTGGCCTGGCGGACGCCGGATGTGGTCGGCATCGCGGAATAGCGGCCTGTCGCGGGGCGATGCCGCGGGACCGGGTCCCGCAACACACCGTCGCCCACGACTGCATCCACCAGCAAGCCGCAACCGTGGCGACCATGGCCCGGGATTGCACGGTCCGCAGAGCCGGTCCGTGGCGAGGCACTGCCCCAGAGCCTCAGACATGCAAAGGCCGGCGCAAGCGCCGGCCTCAACATTCCATCGCCCCCGCGATCGATCAGAACTTGTAGCTGGCCCGGACCACGGCCTTGTGGGTCACGACATCGATCTTGGCGCCGTTGAAGTTCAACGTGCCGAGATCGGAGTACTTGTACTCCGCGCCCAGGATCCAGTTGTTGGTCACCGCGAACTCGGCGCCGCCACCGATGGTGTAGCCGACCATGGTTTCCTTCTTCGAAGCCGAACCGCCCGGGAACACCAGGAGCTTGGCCGACGCTTCAACTTCGTCCGCCGCGATACCGCCGGCGACGTAGAACAGAGCGCGATCGGCCGCCAGACCGGCGCGGGCGCGCAGATCACCGGTCCAGTTGTGATCGGTGCCGCAGCGGAAAATGTTGCCCGGGCCGCAGCGGCCAGAACCGCTGGCGTTCGACCAGGCCAGGCTGCCTTCGACGCCGACCACCAGCATGTTGAACTGCATGTTGTAGCCGACATGGCCGCCGGCCAGCCATCCCTCGGCATTCGGGCCGCCCGGAACGTTGCGCCAGTCGTCGGCATTCCAGCTGTAGCCGACCTGGGCGCCGACATAGAGCCCGCTCCAGGTATAGGCCGACACCAGGGTCGGCGTGACCGGCACGACGACCGGCTTGACGCCGAGATCGGCGGCACTGGCCAGGGCGGTCGATGCGGCCAGCATGGCCAAACCGGACAGGAAACGCTTCATCATAACGGCCTCGCACCCGAAGAATCGTGGATTTCTCGCTTCACAGACTGACAGAGATGACAGACTGCGCAAGTGCAGGATGGCAACACTGCATCGCCAACCAACCGGCGGGCGCCCATTCTCGGCATAAAAAGGGGGCGGCGTTTCCGCCACCCCCTTCGCAGTCAGCAACCGATCCGGAATTCCGAATCAGAACTTGTAGCTGAGACGGACCTGGAACACGTTGGTGCTCAGGTCGGCGCCGCCCTTGCCACCGATCTTGCCGTAATCCGCATACTTGTACTCGACGCCGGCGATCCAGTTGTTGGTGATCGCGTATTCGGCACCGAGACCCGCGGTCCAGCCGGTCTCGACGCGGCCGCTGTTCTTCTTCTTCACGCCGGCGTCCACGTCGGCGAAAGCGAAGCCGGCGGTGCCGAACACATGGAAGCGGTCGAACGCGACGCCGAGGCGGCCGCGGACGTCGCCGGTCCAATTGATGTCGGCCGACTTGGAGCTCATGTTGCTCCAGGACCAGCTGCCGTCGATGCCGGCCACCAGCATGTTCATCTGCCAGTTGGCACCGGCATGAACGCCGGCGAGCCAGCCGTTCGGGTCCGACTTCAGCTTGCCGACATCGCCCGTGCCGTAGCCGGTCTGCAGACCGACATAGGCGCCGGTCCACATATAGGCCGGCAGCAGGGTCGGGGCCACCGGAACGGCGACCGGCGCCGGAGCGCGATAGAGGTCCGCGGCAGAGGCGGCTCCGGCTGTCAGGGCCAGACCCAGCACCGCGCCGAGCAGACGAAACTTCATCATTTTCAGTACTCCCACCAGATTTCGATGTCGCGACTATAGGCACAGCCCGCGACGTGGCACGAGTGCAAATTTGCAACAACTCCATGGATGCGCGTGGCTAACCCCACGTTAACCATACGCCCCGCCGAGTTCCCTCGCGTCTCGGGATGGCATATCACGGTCATGACACACATGAGACTAACAAACCGTGAAGTCGTCACTTGGTTCCTGACTTAGTCACGACTTCGCCACGTTCGTTACCGAATGCGGCAGAAGAATGGAGCTCTGATAACATTTCCTCAACATTTGACAGCTGGTCACGATCATGTGAGGTCCGCCAACACGGCTCCGCCGTTAAGGAACTGCGCCTGACGCAGGGCCGGGCGTGTCTTGCAGCCGCGGACGGGCCATATAGAAGGAGCCGACCAGACGCTCCCTCGCCGCCCGAATCCGGTCCGGCGCGACCAAGATGCCCATGACCGAAGAGCCCGCCCCCTCCGAGACGACCGAACCGGCAACCGCGGCCCATGGGGCCGAGGTCATTGCCGATCTGGTCAAGCGCCTGCCCAACGAGCCGGGCGTCTATCGCATGATCGACCGCAAGGGCGACGTGCTCTATGTCGGCAAGGCGCGGAACCTGAAGAAGCGCGTCTCCAACTACGCCCGCGGCGCCGGCCTGTCGGCGCGCATCCTGCGCATGATCCGCGAGACGTCGACCATGGAATTCGTCCAGACCCGGACGGAGACCGAGGCGCTTCTGCTGGAAGCCAACCTGATCAAACGGCTGCGGCCGCGGTTCAACGTCCTTCTGCGCGACGACAAGAGCTTTCCGTATATTCTCGTTGCCGAAGATCATGCGGCGCCGTCGCTTGTCAAGCATCGCGGCGCGCGCAAGCGCAAGGGCAGCTATTTCGGCCCCTTCGCCTCGGCCGGCGCCGTCGGGCGCACGATCAATGCCCTGCAGAAGGCCTTCCTGATCCGAACCTGCTCGGATTCCGTCTACGAGACCCGCACCCGCCCCTGCCTGCTGTTCCAGATCAAGCGCTGCGCCGCCCCCTGCACCGGCGAGATCGACGCCGCCGGCTACGCCGAACTGGTCGCCGAGGCCAAGGCCTTCCTGTCGGGGCGCAGCCAGGCCGTGAAGGCGGATCTGGCCGCCGCCATGGAGCAGGCGTCCGATGCGCTCGATTTCGAGCGCGCTGCCGTCTGCCGCGATCGGCTGGCCGCATTGAGCCACGTCCAGTCGCACCAGGGCATCAATCCGCAGACCGTGGAGGAGGCGGATGTCTTCGCCGCCCACCATGAAGGCGCGCAGACCTGCATCCAGGTATTCTTCTTCCGCACCGGCCAGAACTGGGGCAACCGGGCCTATTTCCCGCGCGCCGACAAGTCGCTGTCCGAGGCGGAGATCCTGGAATCCTTCGTCGCCCAGTTCTACGACGACAAGCCGGTGCCGCGATTGATCCTGCTCAGCCACGATCTCGAGGAGCGCGAACTGCTGGAGCAGGCTCTGTGCGAACGTGCCGGCGCGCGGGTCGAGGTCGCGGTGCCCAAGCGCGGCGAGAAGAAGGACCTGGTCGAGCACGCCCTGCTCAACGCCCGCGAGGCGCTCGGGCGCCGGCTGGCCGAATCGTCCAGCCAGGCGCGCCTGCTCGCCGGGCTCGGGACCGCCTTCGGCCTTGCCGAGGCGCCCAAGCGGGTCGAGGTCTACGACAACAGCCACATCATGGGGACGAACGCGGTCGGCGCCATGATCGTGGCCGGGCCCGACGGCTTCGTGAAGAACCAGTACCGCAAGTTCAACATCCGCTCGACCGACCTGACGCCCGGCGACGACTACGGCATGATGCGCGAGGTGCTGACCCGCCGTTTCGCACGCCTGGTGCGCGAAGCTGGTGCTAAGGCCGAAGCGCCACGCGACGAGCAGGGCTTCGGGGCCTGGCCGGATCTGGTCTTCGTCGATGGCGGCAAGGGCCAGTTGGAGGCCGCCCGCCAGGTTCTCGCCGATCTCGGCATCCTCGAGGACGTGCCGTTGGTCGGCATCGCCAAGGGACCGGATCGGGATGCCGGGCGCGAGCGATTCTTCATCCCCGGCCGGCCCGACTTCATGCTGCCGGAGCGCGACGCCGTGCTCTATTTCGTGCAGCGCCTGCGCGACGAGGCGCATCGCTTCGCCATCGGCACCCATCGTGCAAAGCGTTCCAAGGCAATCGGCCAATCGGCGCTCGACGAGATTGCCGGCGTCGGCCCGACCCGCAAGCGCGCCCTGCTGCGCCATTTCGGCACCATCAAGGCGATCTCGAAGGCCGCCATGGAGGATCTGATGCAGGTCGACGGCATTTCGGAAAGCCTCGCCGAGGCAATCCACGATCATTTCCATGAGGATGCGTGACCCGTAACGGGTTGCCGGACACGGCCCGAGCAATGCGCGGCGCTTCCGATCCCACTCCCGGTCAGCTAATAAGGAACCGACGGCGAGAGGCAATCATGGGCGATATCGCGGAAGTGGAATGTGGCTTGCGCTGGGACGAGGGTCTCCAGGCCTGGATGGTCGAATCCACCGGGCTCGCGGAGACCGTGCTCGCCCATCCCGGCCTGTCGGCGCCGCCTTACGGCGAACTCTACCGCAAGCTTGGCGAGCATTTCGGCGTCGCCTTCGACAACCTGCGCTTCGCCTACTCGCATATCCCGCTCTGCCTCCACGCCGCCGAACACGCCAAGGCCCGGCGCGGCATCGCCGGCCACCTCGCCACCCGCCGCGGGCCGCTCGATGCCGTCGCACCGGCCCTGGTC
Encoded here:
- a CDS encoding outer membrane protein, giving the protein MTKLYLRAAPAALALGLTGGAASAADLSRAPAPAPVAAPAYPDNIVSYGFNWTGAYVGANVGGRTMSTSLGSGRGSIDTKSAVGGLQAGYLFQTGNFVYGLEADFGYGQNSGSKSVPGGRVTSALDWTASGRARLGYAFDRLLVYGTGGIAGADLESEGRGGGNRSKKTDTLIGWTAGGGLEYAVTKNISLRAEYLYSDYGTSNVSYAGTGIKGGKQDITSNLGRLGVNFKF
- a CDS encoding outer membrane protein → MMKRFLSGLAMLAASTALASAADLGVKPVVVPVTPTLVSAYTWSGLYVGAQVGYSWNADDWRNVPGGPNAEGWLAGGHVGYNMQFNMLVVGVEGSLAWSNASGSGRCGPGNIFRCGTDHNWTGDLRARAGLAADRALFYVAGGIAADEVEASAKLLVFPGGSASKKETMVGYTIGGGAEFAVTNNWILGAEYKYSDLGTLNFNGAKIDVVTHKAVVRASYKF
- a CDS encoding outer membrane protein; protein product: MMKFRLLGAVLGLALTAGAASAADLYRAPAPVAVPVAPTLLPAYMWTGAYVGLQTGYGTGDVGKLKSDPNGWLAGVHAGANWQMNMLVAGIDGSWSWSNMSSKSADINWTGDVRGRLGVAFDRFHVFGTAGFAFADVDAGVKKKNSGRVETGWTAGLGAEYAITNNWIAGVEYKYADYGKIGGKGGADLSTNVFQVRLSYKF
- the uvrC gene encoding excinuclease ABC subunit UvrC; amino-acid sequence: MPMTEEPAPSETTEPATAAHGAEVIADLVKRLPNEPGVYRMIDRKGDVLYVGKARNLKKRVSNYARGAGLSARILRMIRETSTMEFVQTRTETEALLLEANLIKRLRPRFNVLLRDDKSFPYILVAEDHAAPSLVKHRGARKRKGSYFGPFASAGAVGRTINALQKAFLIRTCSDSVYETRTRPCLLFQIKRCAAPCTGEIDAAGYAELVAEAKAFLSGRSQAVKADLAAAMEQASDALDFERAAVCRDRLAALSHVQSHQGINPQTVEEADVFAAHHEGAQTCIQVFFFRTGQNWGNRAYFPRADKSLSEAEILESFVAQFYDDKPVPRLILLSHDLEERELLEQALCERAGARVEVAVPKRGEKKDLVEHALLNAREALGRRLAESSSQARLLAGLGTAFGLAEAPKRVEVYDNSHIMGTNAVGAMIVAGPDGFVKNQYRKFNIRSTDLTPGDDYGMMREVLTRRFARLVREAGAKAEAPRDEQGFGAWPDLVFVDGGKGQLEAARQVLADLGILEDVPLVGIAKGPDRDAGRERFFIPGRPDFMLPERDAVLYFVQRLRDEAHRFAIGTHRAKRSKAIGQSALDEIAGVGPTRKRALLRHFGTIKAISKAAMEDLMQVDGISESLAEAIHDHFHEDA
- a CDS encoding SDR family oxidoreductase → MMHFPPPRNALITGAGRRIGAAIARDLAGHGWGVAIHCLTGREQAEQLAASIRDDGGRAEVVSGDLADIQSVYRIVGAAADRLGPIDLLINNASMFEKDEIGTLDPDLFERQLRVNLIAPCLLADAFVSRLPEGVGGHIVNLVDQRVLKPTPQFFSYMLSKSALHMATRTMAQALAPRIRVNAIGPGPTLANIRQSGDDFDRQTAAVPLGVGPDLAEFGRTIRYLWETPSITGQMICLDGGQHLAWRTPDVVGIAE